From the genome of Primulina huaijiensis isolate GDHJ02 chromosome 11, ASM1229523v2, whole genome shotgun sequence:
TTTTTCCTAGTCGCCTCACCGAATACGGCACAACAGAAGTATAGACTAGCCATCTTTATCTTCTCCACGTCTATACCAGTCTCATTTTGCTCTTGGACAATAATCTTTCCctccaaatcactcaaaacaaTCTCATACTTACCGGCAAAGTGTGTGGTGCCAAATACACCTCTATCTGGTAAATCTTCGGGCTCTATAGCGCAATCGAGACCTGTTATTAAACAATACTCTAACAAAGAAAATCTAACCGACCTTTTGCGCACCACCATCCACAAATCATCACTACTACTATCAACTATCTGATTACTCATTAAATACCATAGAATTTGACTGGAAATGTTTAAATTTCTATAATACCTAACCAAATTACCAAAAGGCGACTGCTCGAAAAAATGGGTTTTCTCATCGTTGTTCAAATAACGATAAATCTTCTCAGCAATCTCTTTATATCTCGATTGAATTGTCAATTTGCATCGAAATATTGCATCCATGCCTAGTTTTCTCGGCAAATAGACCTGTGACAAAAAATAAATACGTTAGTAAAGTTAGGAAagattggtcgaccaaaaacaTTGTGGTCGACCAATTTTTTTGGTCGACAAACTTttatggtcgaccaaaaatatTGGTCGTCCACATATGGTCGACCAAAGCGACCATGCCTATAGGTCGACCGTAAAAGCACAGTCGATCTCTTCAACACGACGCACACCGTCGTACACCGCACGCAGCAAAGTTTAAATCGACAAAAACGCAGAAGCAAAAAATCGACATAAACGTGAAAATTACCACATTTTCGTTTGCCATTCCTTCGATTGAGTTTGCGTCGCCTCGAGTGAAGGGTTTTTCTGGGAACAGAGGGTTTACGGTGGGAGGGTTCTCTGTTATTTTGCAAAGATTTTTTCTCTGT
Proteins encoded in this window:
- the LOC140987449 gene encoding uncharacterized protein, yielding MANENVVYLPRKLGMDAIFRCKLTIQSRYKEIAEKIYRYLNNDEKTHFFEQSPFGNLVRYYRNLNISSQILWYLMSNQIVDSSSDDLWMVVRKRSVRFSLLEYCLITGLDCAIEPEDLPDRGVFGTTHFAGKYEIVLSDLEGKIIVQEQNETGIDVEKIKMASLYFCCAVFGEATRKKTTKIDLKYLRLVDDLDKFNHYPWGRVAYRDAVRCLKKDLLGRYNYLTEAQGRKEVDGSFLVGGFVLPLQILAYECFPSVAQKLARRRDMDDLMLPKMFQWVTNTWPSNRAPTGVDIAAAFGDSAIDVSNMN